One window of the Granulicella arctica genome contains the following:
- a CDS encoding DHA2 family efflux MFS transporter permease subunit, with amino-acid sequence MPATATAPPDQTAEVTKGVNPWLIAAAVMLATFMEVLDTSIAAVALPYIAGSLSASNDEATWVLTSYLVSNAIVLPMSNWMSLRFGRKKYLMSCVAVFTVASFACGAAPTLAFMLLARVIQGAGGGALQPISQAILLESFPPAKRGAAMAVFALGVVVAPVLGPTLGGWLTDTYSWRYAFYINIPIGIMALFMINTFIHDPGYIKNAKVPKFDNIGLGTLVVWTGCLQVVLDKGQEDDWFGAVWIRWAVFFLVTSFIWFVYHSWTKKDPLVDLKVFKDRNFLVGASLIFLFGVAIYSTTTVLPLFYQELLGYTAFTAGIAVAPRGLGAICGMPVIGFLSNKVDPRYLLTFGFGLFGFTTLYFGNITLNISPTTLLLPILLTGFALSFVFVPISTAAYGTLDNKQIGNASGVFNLMRNVGGSIGISIAQTLLTRRAAVHQNEIINSVPVTGQQFQSALQATQQSLASYYGKVNTMAPAQGSLYQQLGRQASNWAFVDVFRWLSLLCFLCVAVVWAFKKVKPGKAPEGAH; translated from the coding sequence ATGCCCGCAACCGCAACCGCGCCACCCGACCAGACCGCCGAAGTCACCAAGGGTGTAAACCCCTGGCTCATCGCCGCCGCCGTCATGCTCGCCACCTTCATGGAGGTTCTCGACACCTCCATCGCCGCCGTAGCCCTCCCCTACATCGCCGGCTCGCTCTCCGCCTCAAACGACGAGGCCACCTGGGTCCTCACCTCATACCTCGTCTCCAACGCCATCGTCCTGCCCATGTCGAACTGGATGTCCCTCCGCTTCGGCCGCAAGAAATACCTGATGTCCTGCGTAGCGGTCTTTACCGTAGCCTCCTTCGCCTGCGGTGCGGCACCCACCCTCGCCTTCATGCTCCTCGCCCGCGTCATCCAGGGAGCAGGCGGCGGAGCCCTCCAGCCCATCTCGCAAGCCATCCTTTTAGAGTCCTTCCCACCCGCCAAACGCGGAGCCGCCATGGCCGTCTTCGCCCTCGGAGTCGTCGTCGCCCCCGTCCTCGGCCCCACCCTCGGCGGCTGGCTCACCGACACCTACTCCTGGCGCTACGCCTTCTACATCAACATTCCCATCGGGATCATGGCGCTCTTCATGATCAACACCTTCATCCACGATCCCGGCTACATCAAGAACGCCAAGGTGCCGAAGTTCGACAACATCGGCCTCGGCACCCTCGTCGTCTGGACCGGCTGCCTCCAGGTCGTTCTCGACAAAGGTCAGGAGGACGACTGGTTCGGAGCCGTCTGGATCCGTTGGGCCGTCTTCTTCCTCGTCACCAGCTTCATCTGGTTCGTCTATCACTCGTGGACCAAGAAAGACCCGCTCGTCGACCTCAAGGTCTTCAAAGACCGCAACTTCCTCGTCGGCGCGAGCCTTATCTTCCTCTTCGGCGTAGCCATCTACTCCACCACCACCGTCCTGCCCCTCTTCTACCAGGAACTCCTCGGCTATACCGCCTTCACCGCCGGCATCGCCGTAGCTCCCCGCGGCCTTGGAGCCATCTGCGGCATGCCCGTCATCGGCTTCCTGTCGAACAAAGTCGATCCCCGCTACCTCCTCACCTTTGGCTTCGGCCTCTTTGGCTTCACCACTCTTTACTTCGGCAACATCACCCTCAATATCTCCCCCACCACCCTCCTCCTGCCCATCCTCCTCACCGGCTTCGCCCTCTCCTTCGTCTTCGTTCCCATCAGCACCGCCGCCTACGGAACCCTCGACAACAAGCAGATCGGCAACGCCTCTGGCGTCTTCAACCTCATGCGCAACGTAGGTGGATCCATCGGCATCTCCATCGCCCAGACCCTCCTTACCCGCCGTGCCGCCGTCCACCAGAACGAGATCATCAACTCCGTCCCCGTCACCGGCCAGCAGTTCCAAAGCGCCCTCCAGGCCACCCAGCAATCCCTCGCCAGCTACTACGGCAAAGTCAACACCATGGCCCCAGCCCAGGGCTCCCTCTACCAGCAACTGGGCCGACAAGCCTCGAACTGGGCCTTCGTCGATGTCTTCCGCTGGCTCTCACTCCTCTGCTTCCTCTGCGTCGCCGTAGTCTGGGCCTTCAAGAAAGTAAAGCCCGGCAAAGCCCCCGAAGGCGCCCACTGA
- a CDS encoding SDR family NAD(P)-dependent oxidoreductase: MKKTTAAFYTAQILTGVIASAAAYALLPRQLKRGQVVVITGGSRGLGFALAERFGRAGAKLVLSSRNDDELEQARENLLARKAVLHEDDILLVSADLTDESQASGLIDAALHTFGHIDILVNNAGIIEVGPVENQSLDAYERAMATNFFAALYTTYAAMPSMLARRAGAIVNIASIGGKFAVPHLLPYVASKFALVGFSEGLHAELRHKGIRVTTVCPGLMRTGGESHAHFTGQVEQEKDWFDLAAKTPMIAASVSHAARRIVNAVAAGRAEITITPQAWLAARIAGLAPETTQWAASMVNQYLLPEPAAENPRPDISRPFWATELQSTANEF, encoded by the coding sequence ATGAAGAAGACAACTGCCGCCTTTTACACCGCCCAGATCCTCACCGGCGTCATCGCCTCCGCTGCAGCCTACGCTCTGCTCCCCCGGCAGCTCAAACGCGGTCAGGTAGTCGTCATCACGGGTGGCTCTCGCGGACTGGGCTTCGCTTTGGCAGAACGCTTCGGCCGCGCAGGCGCCAAACTCGTCCTCTCCTCGCGCAACGACGACGAACTTGAGCAGGCCCGAGAGAATCTCCTCGCCCGCAAAGCAGTCCTCCACGAGGACGACATCCTCCTCGTCTCCGCCGATCTCACCGACGAATCCCAGGCCAGTGGCCTCATCGACGCCGCTCTCCATACCTTTGGCCACATCGACATCCTCGTCAACAACGCCGGCATCATCGAGGTTGGGCCCGTCGAGAACCAGTCCCTCGACGCCTACGAGCGGGCCATGGCGACCAACTTCTTCGCCGCCCTCTACACCACCTACGCCGCCATGCCCTCCATGCTCGCCCGCCGCGCCGGAGCCATCGTCAACATCGCCAGCATCGGCGGCAAATTCGCCGTGCCCCACCTGCTCCCTTATGTAGCCAGCAAGTTCGCCCTCGTCGGCTTCTCAGAGGGCCTGCACGCCGAACTCCGCCACAAAGGTATCCGCGTCACCACCGTCTGCCCCGGTCTCATGCGTACCGGGGGCGAGAGCCATGCTCACTTCACCGGCCAGGTTGAGCAGGAGAAAGACTGGTTCGATTTAGCTGCAAAGACCCCCATGATTGCCGCCTCCGTCAGCCACGCCGCCCGCCGCATCGTCAACGCTGTAGCCGCAGGCCGAGCCGAAATCACCATCACCCCGCAGGCCTGGCTCGCCGCCCGCATCGCCGGCCTCGCCCCCGAAACGACCCAGTGGGCCGCCAGCATGGTCAATCAATACCTCCTGCCCGAGCCCGCCGCCGAGAACCCCCGCCCCGACATCTCACGCCCCTTCTGGGCCACCGAACTACAGTCCACAGCCAACGAGTTCTAG
- a CDS encoding J domain-containing protein — MATQTKDYYGTLGVKKTATSDEIRKAFRKLARKYHPDVNPNDKKSEEKFKEISEANDVLSDEKKRKVFDQFGFYSDNLDAAAAEAAARGGYGGPQAPPRAGGRGGQEVPFDFGGFDFSDFQERGAGGQGPQAGGYGGGGFKDIFSSMFGGQKGAAQARESRPGTDLEYQVSVDFWTAVRGGVARLEIRRQETCPTCKGKSTTGGSMECPECHGSGQVTQMGGRMKFNIQCPRCGGSGRVQNACGTCDGEGVVTRTEPLEFRIKAGTRDGQRIRLAGRGNAGVGGGAAGDLFLIIKAGTHPVFRRSGDDIHVTVPVTISEAALGAKIDVPTIDSQEAGGRTQLKIPPGTQTGQKLRLREKGVSSASREGLRGDEIVEVKIVVPKVQDERSKEILRELAKLNPDDPREGLFAEL; from the coding sequence ATGGCTACACAGACTAAGGACTACTACGGCACGCTGGGCGTCAAGAAGACGGCGACGTCGGATGAGATTCGCAAGGCCTTCCGCAAGCTGGCGCGGAAGTATCACCCGGATGTGAATCCGAACGATAAGAAGTCCGAGGAGAAGTTCAAGGAGATCTCCGAGGCAAATGACGTTCTGAGCGACGAGAAGAAGCGGAAGGTGTTCGACCAGTTCGGCTTCTACTCGGACAATCTGGATGCAGCGGCGGCAGAGGCTGCCGCGCGCGGTGGATATGGGGGTCCGCAGGCTCCGCCACGCGCCGGTGGACGCGGTGGTCAGGAGGTGCCGTTTGATTTTGGCGGCTTCGATTTTTCTGACTTTCAGGAGCGCGGTGCGGGTGGCCAGGGACCGCAGGCCGGCGGGTACGGTGGCGGTGGTTTCAAGGACATCTTCAGCAGCATGTTTGGCGGGCAGAAGGGTGCAGCGCAGGCTCGTGAGTCACGGCCCGGAACCGATCTTGAGTACCAGGTAAGTGTGGACTTCTGGACGGCGGTTCGCGGTGGTGTGGCGCGGCTTGAGATTCGGCGGCAGGAGACGTGCCCGACGTGCAAGGGCAAGTCGACGACGGGCGGGAGCATGGAGTGCCCGGAGTGCCATGGATCGGGACAGGTGACGCAGATGGGCGGGCGGATGAAGTTCAATATCCAGTGCCCACGGTGCGGCGGCAGCGGGCGCGTGCAGAATGCCTGCGGGACTTGTGATGGGGAAGGCGTGGTGACACGGACGGAGCCATTGGAGTTCCGGATCAAGGCCGGTACGCGGGACGGGCAGCGGATTCGGCTCGCCGGGAGAGGGAATGCGGGTGTGGGCGGCGGGGCTGCTGGCGACCTGTTCCTGATCATCAAGGCGGGGACGCATCCGGTGTTCCGGCGAAGTGGCGACGATATCCATGTAACGGTGCCGGTTACGATCTCGGAGGCGGCGCTGGGCGCAAAGATCGATGTGCCGACGATTGATTCGCAGGAGGCTGGCGGACGGACGCAGTTGAAGATTCCGCCAGGGACGCAGACAGGGCAGAAGTTGCGGCTGCGCGAGAAGGGTGTGAGTTCTGCCTCTCGTGAGGGGCTTCGCGGGGATGAGATTGTCGAGGTAAAGATTGTGGTGCCGAAGGTGCAGGATGAGCGCTCCAAGGAGATTTTGCGGGAGTTGGCGAAGCTGAATCCTGACGATCCGCGTGAGGGTTTGTTTGCGGAGTTGTAG
- a CDS encoding LolA-like protein yields MRRLVRVVVLFGFVSGCAIRLVGEELSANAIVVQMMERNRLRQAMLQHYASDRSYHLEYNGTTGEHHAEMKVHVEYTAPGRKLLTVVGESGSKVLCAQVLRKLVEGEQETADKQNWQRAMFSPETYNFQLLGRETLDGMSTWVLQVEPKVASRVDYRGKLWVSTDDFAMVRLQAEPAKSPSWLLSHASFDSWYMRRGEVWLPEKNVSTTHVRIGGEAKVTIDYGLYQVLATSPVSAAFSSPAEEVPVRSRATSQGRAGSVLH; encoded by the coding sequence ATGCGTCGTCTCGTGAGAGTGGTGGTTCTCTTCGGCTTCGTAAGTGGCTGCGCGATTCGCCTTGTCGGCGAGGAGCTTTCAGCGAATGCGATTGTGGTCCAGATGATGGAGCGCAATCGGCTGCGGCAGGCGATGCTGCAACACTACGCCTCTGACCGGAGCTACCACCTGGAGTACAACGGGACCACGGGCGAGCATCACGCCGAGATGAAGGTTCATGTGGAGTACACGGCTCCGGGGCGCAAACTGCTTACGGTGGTGGGTGAGTCGGGATCGAAGGTGCTGTGTGCCCAGGTGCTGCGGAAGCTGGTTGAAGGCGAGCAGGAGACGGCGGACAAGCAGAACTGGCAGCGGGCGATGTTCTCGCCTGAGACGTATAACTTTCAATTACTCGGCAGAGAGACGCTCGACGGGATGAGTACGTGGGTGCTGCAAGTGGAGCCGAAGGTTGCGAGCAGGGTCGACTATCGGGGTAAGTTGTGGGTGAGTACGGATGACTTTGCGATGGTGCGGTTGCAGGCTGAGCCAGCGAAGAGTCCTTCGTGGCTGTTGAGTCATGCGAGCTTTGACTCCTGGTACATGCGGCGTGGCGAGGTGTGGCTGCCGGAGAAGAACGTGTCGACCACTCATGTGCGTATTGGCGGCGAGGCCAAGGTGACGATTGACTATGGGCTGTACCAGGTGCTGGCGACTTCGCCGGTAAGTGCGGCTTTTTCCAGTCCGGCGGAAGAGGTTCCAGTGCGGTCCCGAGCGACCAGCCAAGGTCGAGCGGGCAGCGTTCTTCACTAG
- the dnaK gene encoding molecular chaperone DnaK — translation MGKIIGIDLGTTNSCVAVMEGGEPKVIANEEGGRTTPSIVAFTKSGERLVGQVAKRQAITNPENTVFSVKRFMGRRLNEVGDEMKMVPYKVVAKGDNVGVMAQGKEYTAPEVSAMILQKLKKAAEDYLGQSVTEAVITVPAYFNDAQRQATKDAGKIAGLDVKRIVNEPTAAALAYGLDKKKDETIAVYDFGGGTFDISILEVGEGVIEVKSTNGDTHLGGDNLDQRIVEWLISEFKNETGLDLHSKGNEMALQRLKDAAEKAKIELSTAQESEINLPFITADASGPKHLVRNLTRAKLESLVDDLLQRSIGPSKQALKDAGIDASKIDEVVLVGGQTRMPKIQQLVKELFGKEPNKGVNPDEVVAIGAAVQAGVLAGEVKDLLLLDVTPLTLSIETMGGVATGMITRNTTIPTKKTETFSTAADNQTEVEVHVLQGERPMAAQNRTLGKFKLSGIPTAPRGVPQIEVTFDIDANGILNVTAKDNATGKDQKITITSSSGLSKEEVERMAKDAEAHASEDKEQRDAVEARNGLDSLVYNVEKMLKDSGDKVAEGDKSEVESALAEAKSTLVGTPSAAELNASKEKLTAASHKLAEAMYKAAAATPPADGAASAEHHEEPKKDEGVIDAEYVDVKE, via the coding sequence ATGGGTAAGATTATTGGAATTGACCTCGGCACGACGAATTCGTGCGTAGCCGTGATGGAAGGCGGCGAGCCGAAGGTCATTGCGAATGAAGAGGGTGGCCGGACTACGCCATCGATCGTTGCCTTTACGAAGAGCGGCGAACGCCTGGTGGGTCAGGTAGCGAAGCGTCAGGCGATTACAAATCCGGAGAACACTGTTTTCTCGGTAAAGCGCTTTATGGGCCGTCGCTTGAATGAAGTAGGCGACGAGATGAAGATGGTGCCGTACAAGGTTGTGGCCAAAGGCGACAACGTTGGCGTGATGGCGCAGGGCAAGGAGTACACGGCGCCTGAGGTTTCGGCGATGATCCTGCAGAAGCTGAAGAAGGCTGCTGAGGATTATCTCGGCCAGTCGGTGACCGAGGCGGTTATCACGGTTCCGGCGTACTTCAACGACGCTCAGCGCCAGGCGACCAAGGATGCGGGCAAGATTGCCGGTCTGGATGTGAAGCGTATTGTGAACGAGCCGACGGCTGCTGCACTGGCTTACGGACTCGACAAGAAGAAGGACGAGACGATTGCGGTCTACGACTTCGGCGGCGGTACCTTCGATATCTCGATTCTTGAGGTGGGTGAGGGCGTGATCGAGGTGAAGTCGACCAATGGCGATACGCACCTTGGCGGCGACAATCTCGACCAGCGAATTGTGGAGTGGCTGATCTCGGAGTTCAAGAACGAGACCGGACTGGACCTCCATTCGAAGGGTAACGAGATGGCGCTGCAGCGGCTGAAGGATGCTGCTGAGAAGGCAAAGATCGAGTTGTCGACGGCGCAGGAGTCGGAGATCAACCTTCCCTTCATTACTGCCGATGCGAGCGGACCGAAGCACCTGGTTCGCAACCTGACGCGGGCCAAGCTCGAGAGCCTCGTGGACGATCTGCTGCAGCGGTCGATTGGACCGTCGAAGCAGGCGCTGAAGGATGCCGGGATCGATGCAAGCAAGATCGACGAGGTCGTACTGGTTGGTGGTCAGACGCGTATGCCGAAGATCCAGCAGCTGGTGAAGGAGCTTTTCGGTAAGGAGCCTAACAAGGGTGTGAACCCGGACGAGGTTGTGGCGATCGGTGCTGCGGTCCAGGCTGGCGTACTTGCTGGCGAGGTGAAGGACCTGCTGCTGCTCGATGTGACCCCGCTTACCCTATCCATTGAAACAATGGGTGGAGTAGCTACGGGCATGATCACGCGCAACACGACGATTCCGACGAAGAAGACGGAGACGTTCTCGACGGCGGCGGATAACCAGACCGAGGTTGAGGTGCATGTGTTGCAGGGTGAGCGGCCGATGGCGGCGCAGAACCGGACGCTTGGCAAGTTCAAGCTCTCGGGAATTCCGACGGCACCGCGTGGCGTACCGCAGATCGAGGTCACCTTCGACATCGACGCGAACGGCATTCTGAACGTGACGGCGAAGGACAATGCGACGGGCAAGGACCAGAAGATCACGATTACGAGCTCTTCAGGTCTGAGCAAGGAAGAGGTGGAGCGGATGGCGAAGGATGCCGAAGCCCATGCTTCCGAGGACAAGGAGCAGCGCGACGCGGTTGAGGCGCGCAACGGTCTGGACTCGCTGGTCTACAACGTCGAGAAGATGCTGAAGGACTCGGGCGATAAGGTTGCCGAGGGTGACAAGTCTGAGGTTGAGAGCGCGCTTGCCGAGGCGAAGTCGACCCTGGTTGGCACTCCGAGTGCGGCTGAGCTGAATGCTTCGAAGGAGAAGCTGACGGCGGCGAGCCACAAGCTGGCGGAGGCGATGTACAAGGCGGCTGCGGCCACTCCTCCGGCAGATGGTGCGGCTTCGGCTGAGCATCATGAGGAGCCCAAGAAGGACGAGGGCGTAATCGATGCCGAGTATGTCGACGTCAAAGAGTAA
- a CDS encoding type II toxin-antitoxin system RelE/ParE family toxin, translated as MILSFRDRVAEALFKEGSHRKFGSSSKIAVRKLFMLNNADVLEAMRFPPGNRLEALHGDRAGQHSIRVNDQYRICFVWTSSGAENVEIVDYH; from the coding sequence GTGATTTTATCGTTTCGAGATCGAGTAGCAGAAGCGCTCTTCAAAGAAGGAAGTCATAGAAAATTTGGTTCGTCGTCCAAAATAGCCGTACGAAAATTGTTTATGTTGAATAACGCCGATGTTTTGGAAGCTATGCGGTTTCCTCCCGGTAATCGATTGGAGGCGCTCCATGGAGACAGGGCGGGCCAGCATAGTATTCGTGTCAACGATCAGTATCGTATCTGCTTCGTCTGGACTTCTTCCGGTGCGGAGAATGTAGAAATTGTCGATTATCACTGA
- a CDS encoding acyltransferase family protein, which translates to MTSDCRLRYPEPTFSAGPDRHLSTIGEIPITQPGSGRHHTNASVLLDLIRALAALVVLFEHWRNFFFVDFHEVVTHRLLLFVPYVLSAAGHQAVIIFFVLSGYLVGGSVFRMLERGTWTWTTYLTHRLIRLWVVLLPGLLLCYFWDSFGVHLHLAPALYAGDVPNHMLPHTPTIKSFFENLFFLQGILGPQFGSDGALWSLANEFWYYILFPLGALVVYRSSKIRTSTVMRASFALAFVAIAWLLRDTVLSGFPIWMTGALLYRLPTLKLSTRYRVLAAVVYVPIFFALAHVSFITGISSDYLLTVFTFFFFWIILSATGPATPSLAERATRTVAGFSYTLYVVHMPFLLILTALAAGTQRWVPDPRHVGIASSFLVLAMVYAYTIATLTEFRTDTWRRKFETWLKRPAHPASLPSQSSSPTGTSRLP; encoded by the coding sequence TTGACATCGGATTGTCGCCTTCGTTACCCTGAACCTACCTTCTCGGCTGGACCGGATCGTCATCTCAGCACGATCGGGGAGATTCCTATTACGCAACCTGGAAGCGGCCGTCACCACACCAACGCTTCGGTCCTGCTCGATCTCATCCGGGCTCTCGCAGCCCTCGTCGTCCTCTTCGAGCATTGGCGGAACTTCTTTTTCGTCGACTTCCACGAGGTCGTCACCCATCGCCTGCTTCTCTTCGTCCCCTACGTACTTAGTGCTGCCGGACACCAGGCAGTCATTATCTTCTTTGTTCTCAGCGGTTATCTCGTCGGTGGCAGCGTCTTCCGCATGCTCGAACGCGGCACTTGGACATGGACCACGTATCTCACCCACCGCCTGATCCGCCTCTGGGTCGTTCTCCTTCCGGGGCTCCTTCTCTGTTATTTCTGGGACTCTTTTGGAGTCCACCTCCACCTCGCGCCCGCCCTCTACGCCGGGGACGTGCCCAACCACATGCTTCCCCACACTCCCACCATCAAGTCTTTCTTCGAGAACCTCTTCTTCCTGCAAGGCATTCTCGGACCCCAGTTCGGCTCTGACGGCGCCCTCTGGAGTCTCGCCAACGAATTCTGGTACTACATCCTCTTCCCGCTGGGAGCGTTGGTCGTCTACCGTTCCTCCAAGATCCGAACCAGCACGGTAATGCGCGCCTCTTTCGCACTTGCCTTCGTCGCCATTGCCTGGCTCTTACGCGACACAGTTCTCTCCGGCTTTCCGATCTGGATGACGGGAGCGCTGCTCTACCGCCTGCCCACCCTCAAGCTGAGCACGCGTTATCGGGTTCTGGCTGCTGTCGTCTATGTACCGATCTTCTTCGCCCTGGCACACGTCAGCTTCATCACCGGCATTTCCTCCGACTACCTTCTCACCGTATTCACCTTCTTCTTTTTCTGGATCATCCTTTCCGCCACCGGACCAGCTACCCCCTCCCTCGCGGAACGAGCCACGCGAACCGTCGCCGGCTTCTCCTACACGCTCTACGTCGTACACATGCCATTTCTCCTGATCCTCACCGCCCTCGCCGCAGGTACGCAACGATGGGTCCCGGACCCACGACATGTAGGGATCGCCTCCAGCTTCCTGGTCCTCGCAATGGTCTATGCCTACACCATCGCCACACTGACCGAATTCCGCACCGACACATGGCGGCGAAAGTTCGAAACCTGGCTGAAGCGCCCAGCCCACCCAGCTTCTTTGCCCAGCCAATCCAGCTCCCCCACAGGTACATCCCGACTCCCATAG
- a CDS encoding VOC family protein — MANPFVHLELNTPDAPAAKDFYTKLFGWTFQEHNMGDGMTYNSFSTDKGPGGGIFTVPEAPTDWLPYVGVEDIKVATDKAVSLGATLIKGPHQVPNMGWFSILADPTGATIAIWEPTSQA; from the coding sequence ATGGCAAACCCCTTCGTTCACCTCGAACTCAACACGCCCGACGCCCCCGCAGCCAAAGACTTCTACACTAAACTCTTCGGCTGGACCTTCCAGGAGCACAACATGGGCGACGGCATGACCTACAACTCCTTCTCCACCGACAAAGGACCCGGAGGAGGCATCTTCACCGTGCCCGAAGCCCCCACCGACTGGCTCCCCTACGTCGGTGTTGAAGACATTAAAGTCGCCACCGACAAAGCCGTCTCTCTCGGCGCAACCCTCATCAAAGGCCCCCATCAGGTCCCCAACATGGGTTGGTTCAGCATCCTCGCCGACCCCACAGGAGCCACCATCGCCATCTGGGAACCAACCTCCCAGGCCTGA
- a CDS encoding HigA family addiction module antitoxin, which produces MSIITEVSMSIPRDMSHPGAPVHPGEVLREEFMVPLGISANALAMSLHVPSTRISEIVAERRGITADTAYRLSRYFGPSPMFWMNMQGNYELAIAYKHAQSTIKKEVRPRILSVA; this is translated from the coding sequence TTGTCGATTATCACTGAGGTGAGTATGTCTATTCCGCGCGATATGAGCCATCCTGGTGCGCCGGTCCATCCTGGAGAAGTGCTTCGTGAAGAGTTCATGGTTCCGCTTGGCATCAGTGCGAATGCATTGGCGATGTCTCTTCATGTGCCTTCTACGCGAATCTCTGAAATTGTTGCTGAACGCCGTGGAATTACTGCCGACACGGCGTATCGGCTCTCGCGTTATTTTGGTCCGTCGCCTATGTTCTGGATGAATATGCAGGGGAATTATGAGTTGGCTATCGCTTACAAGCATGCACAGTCGACGATCAAGAAAGAAGTGAGACCACGCATTTTGTCGGTTGCCTGA
- a CDS encoding Fpg/Nei family DNA glycosylase — translation MPEGNEIHRWAERHEAAFAGKAVRVDGPQGRFVDSDVIDGKKLNRVLAVGKHLGYDFGKDRILHVHLGLRGDFSEGSGPLPALKGALRLRMWNEAAVKRPVAPGESKRHAWYSEDDGTGHTEAPKLAWMELRGPTDCTIWTQAKWETLLKRLGPDPLNGDGPEKAIAKIVKSKKAIGALLMDQSVIAGLGNIYRAELLYRARLNPYVAGKDVPEATLRMIWKEALPLMKAGMVDRRIVTTLPKDRPSGKGKPVKEETHYVYRRNGQECFVCGTKILRKEMEGRNLFWCPVCQPDAKTS, via the coding sequence ATGCCTGAGGGGAATGAGATACATCGGTGGGCGGAGCGGCATGAGGCTGCGTTTGCAGGTAAAGCGGTTCGGGTGGATGGGCCGCAGGGACGGTTTGTTGACTCGGATGTGATTGACGGGAAGAAGCTGAATCGGGTGCTGGCTGTGGGGAAGCACCTGGGGTATGACTTTGGGAAGGACCGGATTCTGCATGTGCATCTTGGGCTGCGGGGGGACTTCTCGGAGGGATCGGGACCACTGCCTGCTTTAAAGGGTGCGCTGCGGCTGCGGATGTGGAATGAGGCTGCGGTGAAGCGGCCTGTGGCTCCGGGTGAGAGTAAGCGGCATGCGTGGTATTCGGAGGATGACGGGACGGGGCATACGGAGGCTCCGAAGCTGGCGTGGATGGAGTTGCGTGGGCCGACGGATTGCACGATCTGGACGCAGGCGAAGTGGGAGACGCTGCTGAAGCGGCTGGGACCCGATCCGCTGAATGGCGATGGTCCGGAGAAGGCGATTGCGAAGATTGTGAAGAGCAAGAAGGCGATTGGGGCTTTGTTGATGGACCAGTCGGTGATCGCGGGGCTGGGCAATATCTATCGGGCGGAGCTGCTGTACCGGGCGCGGCTGAACCCGTATGTGGCGGGTAAGGATGTTCCTGAGGCGACGCTGCGCATGATCTGGAAGGAAGCATTGCCGCTGATGAAGGCGGGAATGGTCGATAGACGGATTGTGACGACGCTGCCGAAGGATCGACCGAGCGGCAAGGGCAAGCCGGTGAAGGAAGAGACACATTATGTCTATCGCCGGAATGGCCAGGAGTGCTTTGTGTGTGGGACGAAAATTTTAAGGAAGGAGATGGAAGGCCGAAACCTGTTCTGGTGTCCAGTTTGTCAGCCCGATGCAAAAACATCATAG